In Chrysiogenia bacterium, one DNA window encodes the following:
- a CDS encoding MMPL family transporter has protein sequence REKIEEIRETLNLKPICEGQFAVNGSAQDTSAEDCERVPEKQLLKLKEKDGTLGRVVLVYPKPELRMNDGRDLLKVADEVRRADLEDGTTVWSSGAPVIFADMLKAIVRDGPLTTIVCYLGVIVAIFLNFRSVKSTAFIMLFLTYGLLLLGGAMGLLDIKVNFFNFIAIPITVGIGVDYHINVYKRYELDGRRSIADAVTRTGGAVLLCSLTTIIGYGVMMLSRTPAMVSFGLMAVIGEITCLSSALLLKPAVLVLMERKRNS, from the coding sequence AGCGCGAGAAGATCGAAGAGATCCGCGAGACCCTCAACCTCAAACCCATCTGCGAGGGCCAGTTTGCGGTGAATGGCAGTGCGCAGGACACTTCGGCTGAAGACTGCGAGCGCGTCCCCGAAAAGCAGCTTCTCAAGCTCAAGGAAAAGGACGGCACCCTCGGCCGCGTGGTGCTGGTCTATCCAAAACCCGAGCTGCGCATGAACGACGGGCGCGATCTGCTCAAGGTCGCCGATGAGGTGCGCCGCGCCGATCTCGAAGACGGCACGACGGTCTGGAGCTCGGGCGCGCCGGTGATCTTCGCCGACATGCTCAAGGCCATCGTGCGCGACGGGCCGCTCACGACGATCGTCTGCTACCTGGGCGTGATCGTGGCGATTTTCCTGAACTTCCGGAGCGTCAAAAGCACGGCCTTCATCATGCTGTTTCTGACCTACGGGTTGTTGCTGCTGGGCGGGGCGATGGGGCTGCTCGACATCAAGGTGAACTTCTTCAACTTTATCGCCATCCCCATCACCGTGGGGATCGGCGTGGACTATCACATCAACGTCTACAAGCGCTACGAGCTGGACGGCCGCCGTTCGATTGCCGACGCGGTCACCCGCACCGGCGGCGCGGTGCTGCTGTGCTCGCTCACCACGATCATCGGCTACGGCGTGATGATGCTCTCGCGCACACCGGCCATGGTGAGCTTCGGGCTCATGGCGGTCATCGGCGAGATCACCTGCCTGAGCTCGGCCCTGCTGCTCAAACCGGCGGTGCTGGTTTTGATGGAACGGAAGAGAAATTCCTGA